The Salicibibacter halophilus DNA window TTCCGCTTAGACGGGCGGTCATGAGAAATATACTTTTGATATTTTCCATGTTTAGTTTTTTCCTCGTCCCTGCCGCAAATAATGCGCCGGCAGCTCCCACGGCACCCGCTTCCGTCGGCGTCGCGACCCCTAAGTAAATCGAACCAAGCACTAGGAAAATAACGACCGCGGGTAAAATAATCCCTTTTAAAGACCAAAATTTTTCCGCCCATGTGAAGCGATGGCCAACTTCAATATTCGGTCCTTTTTCCGGCTTGATGAAACATAAAACGAGGGAGTAAATAATAAACAGAATAGCGGCCAAAATTCCCGGCAATATGCCGGCCATAAATAAGGCTCCCGCCGATTCTCCCGACTCTGATGCATAGACGATCATGACAATGCTTGGCGGGATGAGAACGCCTAAAACACCCCCGGCCATAATGACTCCCAAAGTTAATTTGTCATCATACCCTCTTTTTAACATCGATGGCCTTGCCACCATGCCCAATGCCGCGGTGGCTACGGAAACGACCCCTACCATGGAAGCAAAAACGGCTGACACCACGGAAGTTCCGGCCGCCAGTCCTCCCCGGATCCCGCCGAACCAACGGTAAATCACTTCATACATGTCTTCGGCCAAGTCGCTATACATCAAAACCGCTGCCATAAAAATATACAATGGAAGCGCCGTCAGGATCGACTGGGTGGCGTGTTCATATGAACCTAGCACAAAACCATCCAAACTTGAAAAACCATCCCAGAAGATTAATCCCATAATGATCGAGATGCCGCCCATGGCGAAACTAACCTGCACCCCGAGAAATAGAAAGAGGAACAATGAGCCAAATAAGATAATTGCTATGACTCCAATATCCATCTATCGTCCCTCCTCGGCATTATAAAGATCTTCTCCGGTGACGATAATATGGATATTGTTGATGCTTCTCACCAAACCTTGCAAGCCAATCAGAGCACCGCCAATAGGGACGATCAACCATTGAATCCACAGGGGCATTTCCATCCCCCCGGATGACATGGCTCCCACCTGGTAATAGTGAATGACATAATCCATGCCCACCCATATAAGGGTGACGGCCATAACAAATAATAGAGCCATCCCTACGAGATCAACGACACTTTTTTGTTTTCTTGAATAGTTTTCAAAAAAAACATCCACCCGGACGTGGTGCCCCATAGCCAGGGCATATCCACCCAAACCAAAAGCAATGATGCCGGTGCTCCAAGTCGACAAATCAAACGCCCAAACCGTCGGAGCATTGAAAAAATACCGCATTAATACATCGAAAAATAACAATATACTTACAAACGCGATTAACGTTCCGATAACCCATACCATCGCTTTATTTATCTTGGTGATCCCGCTCATCGTTCTGATCACCACTTGTTTCATTGAATCATCGCCCCTCTTGCTTCGATCTTTGCTGTCAATCTAAATATTGATCCATATAGTTGTCCGCTTCAGGGTTCTCCTCAATCCACTTCTCATTTTCAACGAGCAACGTTTCCACCATTTCTTCCGTACGCTCATTCATGGAAGCAAAATTTCTCCAAATTTTTTCCTGGCTGATTTGTTCTAATTCATCGAATTCTTCCTCTGACATCGGAACGAATTCCGTCCCTTCTTCTTCGGCTAAATCAAAAATCTCTCGCGTATATCGTTGCGAGCCTTCCATCGCATCTTTTTCCATTTCCAAGGCCGTTTCCTGCATAATGGCCTGGATGTCTTCGGGAAGTTCTTCCCAGGTGGACTCGCTAATAGCTACCATCCCTAACGCAGGATTAAGGGTTGGAACGGATAAATAATCAACAACTTCCACAAAGTTATACGTATCTAACGTGTAGTATGGAAATTGCATCGCGTCAATTGTGCCTCTTAACAAGCCTTCATATTGCTCAGCCGCGGGCAAGGAAGCGACACCGGATCCCATGCTTTGGTTAAAATCAATCGTTAAATTGCTCACGATATTCATAACCATGCCTTCCATATCTTCAACTTCGGCAATCGGGGAGGTGGACATATAACCCGTCGTGCTGCTTGACCAAAAAGTTAACGGTTTCACTCCGTAATCTTCCAGCGCTTCTTCATACAACGCTCCGACTTCTGTTTCCCGCAACAGATGGCGTGTATGTTCTTCCCCCATATTCCAATAAGGCAAGGAAGCGATCGCCCCTTCCGGTATTCGTTCCACCCAATAGGAGGGTGAAGTATTTTGGATATCAATGGTTCCGCGGGCAAGGGCATCAGCCGATTCATCTTGGCCAAACAACTGGTCACTGTAATACACATCAAAGGTTACACGGCCGTCCGTTCGTTCCTCTACCAGCTCCATAAACCTTTCCTGGGCTTGGTACTTGGGTTCCCACTCATATTCGGAAGGAGGATAGGAAGAGTGATACGTTAACGTGTACGTTTCCTCTTCCGCTTCCTCTGCTGCCTCGTCCGCAGACGAAGGCTCGCACGCCGAAAAAATAACAAGTAACACAAAAATGAACGCTGTTGTTGTTCCCCATCGCTGCATCATTCATTTCCTGCCTTTCATGTTACTCATCCCTTATAAAAGCGATTTCAATAATGATGGCATAAAGAGGGGCACCATACCTTTCGTTGGCCCCCTCTTTGTTTTTCCTAATACGTCTTAAAAACAACCTTCCCTTTTAAAACGTCTTCCTCTTTTTGGTTTTTCGCGTTCACATCAAAAGTGATTTTTCCCTCGTTTTGCTCGCTCACTTCCGCGTTCAATGAAACCTCGTCGCCGAGAAAAACCATGCCGCGGAAGCGAATTTGGTACGTTTCGATGAATCCTTCCTCGTAGTAAGGGGTGAAGAGTTTGGCGAGGTTGCCCATCGTCCACATGCCATGAGCGATAATGCCGGGGAGTCCCGCTTTTTCCGCTTCTTCATCAATCGTATGGATCGGATTATAGTCGCCGGATGCGCCGGCGTATTTAATTAAATCAAGACGTGACACCGGGGGCAGCGTTACCGCCTCCAACGTGTCGCCGGCCTGTTTTTCTGCAATCGCGCTCATGCCTTCATCCCCTTTCTGACTGCTTCGGTAATAATGACCACTTGGTCGGCGCTGAAAACGAGTGTCCCATCGTCGTCTTCCCCTTTTCCTTCGAGCGTGAGAATCCCCATCGTGCCGCTTTTTCCGGCTTTTTCCTTGTAATCTTTCACTTCCGTCCAGCAATGAATGTCTTCGCCGACGAGCAGCGGGCGTTCATAATGATAGATTTGCTCGCCGTGAATGAGTCCTTTGCTCGGCAATCCCAATCCGTCGATTTCTCCGTAATCAAACACGCGCGGGAATGTCGGCGGCGCGATATTGGCGCCATAGCGCGATGCCTTTCCCGCATCTTCATCGACGAAAATCGGATGCGCATCCCCGATGGCGTCGGCGAATTTGCGCACGGCGCCACGTTCAACCGTATTTCTCACCTTATTGGATCGCTTTCCAATTGCATCTTCAAACATTGTCTCCAACCTCCTTTACGCTTTCGGTCCGCCGGCGACGTAGATGACTTGTCCGCTCACGAACGAGGAACGCTCATCGGCGAAAAACGCCACCGCGTTCGCGATATCTTCAGGTCTCCCGCTGCGAGCGACGGGGATTTGCGAGACGCTTGCTTCCACCAATTTTTCAAAAGGAATGTTGAGCCGCTCGGCCGTCGCTTTCGTCATGTCCGTTTCGATGAATCCGGGCGCGATAGAATTCGCCGTAATTCCAAATTTGCCAAGTTCAATAGCCAACGTTTTTGTAAACCCTTGCAAACCTGCTTTAGCGGTTGAATAGTTCGCCTGTCCGCGATTTCCCAAAGCCGACGTCGATGATAGATTGATAATACGGCCGTATTTTTGCTCAACCATATACGTTTGCGCCACACTCGCGGCGTTAAAGGACCCATTCAAATGCACATCCATGACCGTCTTCCAATCGTCTTCGGTCATTTTAAAAAGCATGTTATCGCGGATGACGCCGGCATTGTTGACAAGGATGTCGATGGAACCATACGCGTCATAGGCTTCCTTCATCGCGTTTTCTACTTCTTCGCGATTCGTAACGTTCGCGTTGATCGCCAAAACATCCTGGCCTGCAAAGTGTTCGCGCGCCTCTGCCAACGCTTCTTCGTTGATATCGATAATCGCCACTTTCGCGCCGTCATGGACGAGCCGTTCGGCAATGCCACGCCCGATCCCCCGGCTTCCACCGGTTATAAATGCCGTTTGTCCTGAAAAATTTGTCATATATACCACTCCCATCCTAAAGTTACTTATATTTTATATGAAAATAAACCCTTGTAAACACGTAGCAGATTAAATGTGTTGCCCCAGTTTTACATTTCCTTT harbors:
- a CDS encoding TRAP transporter large permease, with product MDIGVIAIILFGSLFLFLFLGVQVSFAMGGISIIMGLIFWDGFSSLDGFVLGSYEHATQSILTALPLYIFMAAVLMYSDLAEDMYEVIYRWFGGIRGGLAAGTSVVSAVFASMVGVVSVATAALGMVARPSMLKRGYDDKLTLGVIMAGGVLGVLIPPSIVMIVYASESGESAGALFMAGILPGILAAILFIIYSLVLCFIKPEKGPNIEVGHRFTWAEKFWSLKGIILPAVVIFLVLGSIYLGVATPTEAGAVGAAGALFAAGTRKKLNMENIKSIFLMTARLSGMIFWILIGAVAYARIVAVTGVGDWLAGMITETGFNRWIILILILLFFLILGMFIDTVAVLLITAPLFLPVLTALDFNMIWFGILFCIAVCIGNLTPPFGVSLFIMKGVAGDLNIRSIYAAVWPFIFLLLLLLIIIILIPEIALLLPALMMD
- a CDS encoding TRAP transporter small permease subunit, producing MKQVVIRTMSGITKINKAMVWVIGTLIAFVSILLFFDVLMRYFFNAPTVWAFDLSTWSTGIIAFGLGGYALAMGHHVRVDVFFENYSRKQKSVVDLVGMALLFVMAVTLIWVGMDYVIHYYQVGAMSSGGMEMPLWIQWLIVPIGGALIGLQGLVRSINNIHIIVTGEDLYNAEEGR
- a CDS encoding TRAP transporter substrate-binding protein is translated as MMQRWGTTTAFIFVLLVIFSACEPSSADEAAEEAEEETYTLTYHSSYPPSEYEWEPKYQAQERFMELVEERTDGRVTFDVYYSDQLFGQDESADALARGTIDIQNTSPSYWVERIPEGAIASLPYWNMGEEHTRHLLRETEVGALYEEALEDYGVKPLTFWSSSTTGYMSTSPIAEVEDMEGMVMNIVSNLTIDFNQSMGSGVASLPAAEQYEGLLRGTIDAMQFPYYTLDTYNFVEVVDYLSVPTLNPALGMVAISESTWEELPEDIQAIMQETALEMEKDAMEGSQRYTREIFDLAEEEGTEFVPMSEEEFDELEQISQEKIWRNFASMNERTEEMVETLLVENEKWIEENPEADNYMDQYLD
- a CDS encoding MaoC/PaaZ C-terminal domain-containing protein, yielding MSAIAEKQAGDTLEAVTLPPVSRLDLIKYAGASGDYNPIHTIDEEAEKAGLPGIIAHGMWTMGNLAKLFTPYYEEGFIETYQIRFRGMVFLGDEVSLNAEVSEQNEGKITFDVNAKNQKEEDVLKGKVVFKTY
- a CDS encoding MaoC family dehydratase N-terminal domain-containing protein, producing MFEDAIGKRSNKVRNTVERGAVRKFADAIGDAHPIFVDEDAGKASRYGANIAPPTFPRVFDYGEIDGLGLPSKGLIHGEQIYHYERPLLVGEDIHCWTEVKDYKEKAGKSGTMGILTLEGKGEDDDGTLVFSADQVVIITEAVRKGMKA
- the fabG gene encoding 3-oxoacyl-ACP reductase FabG, with protein sequence MTNFSGQTAFITGGSRGIGRGIAERLVHDGAKVAIIDINEEALAEAREHFAGQDVLAINANVTNREEVENAMKEAYDAYGSIDILVNNAGVIRDNMLFKMTEDDWKTVMDVHLNGSFNAASVAQTYMVEQKYGRIINLSSTSALGNRGQANYSTAKAGLQGFTKTLAIELGKFGITANSIAPGFIETDMTKATAERLNIPFEKLVEASVSQIPVARSGRPEDIANAVAFFADERSSFVSGQVIYVAGGPKA